From one Triticum aestivum cultivar Chinese Spring chromosome 4B, IWGSC CS RefSeq v2.1, whole genome shotgun sequence genomic stretch:
- the LOC123089936 gene encoding caffeoylshikimate esterase-like produces MPRMSSSQSRSVGNPNASLADSKFFLLSAVSSPGRDVRTKGSNRNREGEGGIVMTDVSSADSIVFALIAPRYQFTGSSKNGPAVSRDPEALRVKYSDPLVFTGSIRVRTGYEILRLTAYLQQHLRRVTVPLLVLHGADDMVTDPEGSRRLHREASTPDKAIRLYDGLLHDLLIEPEKEVVLGDIVDWLSPRI; encoded by the exons ATGCCCCGCATGAGCTCGTCGCAATCGAGGTCCGTGGGGAACCCGAATGCCTCTTTGGCTGACAGCAAATTCTTCTTGTTGTCGGCTGTTTCCTCGCCCGGGCGGGACGTGCGCACCAAGGGATCCAATAGGAACAGGGAAGGCGAGGGTGGAATCGTCATGACTGACGTTTCGTCGGCTGATAGTATTG TTTTCGCCCTGATAGCGCCTCGGTACCAGTTCACGGGTTCCAGCAAGAACGGGCCGGCGGTGTCGCGCGACCCGGAGGCGCTGAGGGTCAAGTACTCGGACCCGCTGGTTTTCACGGGGTCCATCCGGGTGCGCACCGGCTACGAGATCCTCCGGCTCACGGCCTACCTGCAGCAGCACCTGCGCAGGGTCACGGTGCCGCTGCTGGTGCTGCACGGCGCCGACGACATGGTGACCGACCCGGAGGGCTCGCGCCGGCTGCACCGGGAGGCCTCCACCCCGGACAAGGCCATCCGGCTCTACGACGGCCTGCTGCACGACCTCCTCATCGAGCCCGAGAAGGAGGTGGTGCTGGGCGACATCGTCGACTGGCTCAGCCCCAGGATCTGA